From the genome of Fusobacterium varium, one region includes:
- the pduL_1 gene encoding Phosphate propanoyltransferase codes for MKSLENILREVLTEVISDDVVVGVSNRHIHLSQEDLEILFGKGHTLTRMKDMKQPGQFASEETVTIQGPKGKFEGVRILGPVRKETQIEISISDSFKLGIKPPIRESGKLDGTPGVKVIGPKGEVIKEHGVIVAGRHIHMPKFIADIKGYKDGDIVKVETCGERKVLLYNVLMRVGNNMAKEIHLDMDEANASGLKNNDYVKIIRD; via the coding sequence ATGAAATCATTGGAAAATATCTTGAGAGAGGTGCTTACAGAGGTTATTTCTGATGATGTGGTAGTCGGAGTATCTAACAGACATATCCATCTTTCTCAAGAAGATTTAGAAATTTTGTTTGGTAAGGGACATACCCTTACCAGAATGAAAGATATGAAACAACCGGGACAGTTTGCTTCAGAGGAAACTGTTACCATTCAAGGACCTAAAGGAAAATTTGAAGGAGTCAGAATATTAGGACCAGTAAGAAAAGAAACTCAGATAGAAATATCAATATCAGATAGTTTCAAATTAGGAATAAAACCTCCAATAAGAGAATCAGGAAAACTTGATGGAACTCCAGGAGTAAAAGTGATAGGTCCTAAAGGTGAAGTAATAAAAGAGCATGGAGTAATCGTTGCTGGAAGGCATATACATATGCCTAAGTTTATAGCTGATATAAAAGGATATAAAGATGGGGATATAGTAAAAGTTGAAACATGTGGTGAAAGAAAAGTACTATTGTACAACGTTTTAATGAGAGTTGGAAATAATATGGCAAAGGAGATTCATCTGGACATGGATGAAGCTAATGCTTCTGGATTAAAAAATAATGATTATGTAAAAATAATAAGGGATTGA
- the luxQ gene encoding Autoinducer 2 sensor kinase/phosphatase luxQ: protein MRIHKKIAVSNTITFVIFLMILFFLLKEYIDISNIKNTSILKIIISIFIFFLLSNFISKFTLLNIYKTLEKFDKTITMVNEKFIVDLKNEFMNMEDCFYKVFSSVKTDIMDILVKEGEIKREKEKAETLSEELRLLNKNLESIVETRTKELIISKEIAESANKAKNEFLAKISHEMRTPLTPIIGYSRLLLKEFPDSPLKEKLDIIHTSGVKLLNFTNELLDFSKIEAGKIDLNCESFNVKELFQDIYYEHSTLASSKNIKFKIDFFLDEIMIYSDKMKIYEIAKNLIHNAIKYTEKGFVLCEVNIKDSFLCFNVYDSGIGISKSNLNYIFESFGQINKQSSGAGLGLSITKKLVEILNGTIEVESRILVGTTFKVKIPIEIFHRKNENFSAILTKILNSNNQNIKSIILKSILKFPIRLKNLKSAYKKQDIEKIREINHLILGTYGNLNLTLIYDISKNISNELKKEHINFENILLQIEELERMTHTLDYSELFNTYLNFKNKKIKLLIAEDVEENRDFLRAILESPLIEVICVENGLLALKEIHNQKFDIVFLDIQMPVMDGVQTISHIKSKAELKDIPVIALTAQAIIGDKEKYLPYGFDGYITKPINESVLFSYLEYFTFSGKKGDNDDQFINY from the coding sequence ATGAGAATTCATAAAAAAATAGCAGTTTCAAACACTATTACTTTTGTTATATTTTTAATGATATTATTCTTTCTTCTAAAAGAATATATCGATATTTCAAATATAAAAAATACTTCTATACTAAAAATAATAATATCTATTTTCATATTTTTTTTACTCTCAAATTTTATAAGCAAATTTACGCTTTTAAACATCTACAAAACTTTAGAAAAATTTGATAAAACCATAACAATGGTTAATGAAAAATTTATAGTTGATTTAAAAAATGAGTTTATGAATATGGAAGATTGTTTTTATAAAGTATTTTCATCAGTTAAAACTGATATTATGGATATACTAGTAAAAGAAGGAGAGATTAAAAGAGAAAAGGAGAAAGCTGAAACTCTCAGTGAAGAATTGAGATTATTAAATAAAAATCTGGAAAGTATTGTGGAAACAAGAACGAAAGAGCTTATAATTTCAAAAGAAATTGCTGAATCAGCAAATAAAGCAAAAAACGAATTTCTGGCTAAAATAAGCCATGAAATGCGTACACCTTTAACTCCAATTATCGGTTATTCCCGTCTACTGCTTAAGGAATTTCCTGATTCTCCACTTAAAGAAAAACTAGATATAATACATACTTCAGGAGTAAAGCTTTTAAATTTTACTAATGAACTTCTAGATTTTTCCAAAATAGAAGCTGGAAAGATAGATTTAAATTGTGAATCTTTTAATGTCAAAGAATTATTTCAAGATATTTATTATGAACACAGTACTCTAGCATCAAGTAAAAATATTAAATTTAAAATAGATTTTTTCCTTGATGAAATAATGATTTACTCAGATAAAATGAAAATATATGAAATCGCTAAAAACCTCATTCATAATGCCATCAAATATACTGAAAAAGGGTTTGTTCTTTGTGAAGTAAATATAAAAGATTCTTTTTTATGCTTCAATGTATATGACAGTGGTATTGGAATTTCAAAATCTAATCTAAATTATATTTTTGAAAGTTTTGGACAGATAAATAAACAATCTTCTGGTGCTGGACTTGGACTCAGTATAACAAAAAAACTTGTAGAAATACTAAATGGGACAATTGAAGTAGAAAGCAGAATATTAGTGGGAACAACTTTTAAAGTTAAAATTCCTATTGAAATTTTCCATAGAAAAAATGAAAACTTTTCTGCTATACTTACAAAAATATTAAACTCTAACAATCAAAATATAAAATCTATAATATTAAAAAGTATTTTAAAATTCCCTATCAGACTTAAAAATTTAAAATCTGCCTACAAAAAACAGGATATTGAAAAAATAAGAGAAATAAATCATCTTATCCTTGGAACATATGGGAATCTTAATCTTACTCTTATTTACGATATATCTAAAAATATATCTAATGAACTGAAAAAAGAGCATATTAACTTTGAAAACATTCTTCTTCAGATTGAAGAACTTGAAAGAATGACTCATACACTGGATTATAGTGAACTTTTTAACACTTATTTAAATTTTAAAAATAAAAAAATCAAACTCCTTATTGCAGAAGATGTAGAAGAAAATAGAGATTTCTTAAGAGCTATACTTGAATCTCCTCTAATAGAAGTCATATGCGTAGAAAATGGACTTCTTGCATTAAAAGAAATTCATAATCAAAAATTTGATATTGTATTCCTTGATATACAAATGCCTGTTATGGACGGAGTACAAACTATATCACATATAAAATCAAAAGCTGAATTAAAAGATATTCCTGTAATAGCACTTACTGCTCAGGCTATAATTGGGGATAAAGAAAAATATCTCCCTTATGGTTTTGATGGTTATATAACAAAACCTATTAATGAATCTGTTTTATTCAGCTATCTTGAATATTTTACATTTAGTGGAAAAAAAGGTGATAATGATGATCAATTTATTAATTATTGA
- the pduD gene encoding Propanediol dehydratase medium subunit, with product MQLNENEIRGIIEEVIKRYAGEAVETPKSKPAVEVNRAGNLELIETGEAKKGVKSDEVIIALAPAFGKFQTETITHIPHEDVLKELMAGIEEEGLTPRVIRVLRTSDVSILANDGAKLSGSGIGIGIQSKGTTVIHQKDLFPLTNLELFPQAPLLEREHYRMIGKNAAKYAKGESPKPVPQMNDQMARPKYQAIAALLHIKETEHVVKDAKPVELKVIFK from the coding sequence ATGCAACTGAATGAAAATGAAATCAGAGGTATTATTGAAGAAGTTATAAAAAGATATGCAGGAGAAGCAGTAGAAACTCCAAAATCAAAACCAGCTGTTGAAGTAAACAGAGCAGGGAATCTTGAGCTTATAGAAACAGGGGAAGCTAAAAAAGGAGTTAAAAGTGATGAAGTTATAATAGCTTTGGCACCAGCCTTTGGAAAATTTCAGACTGAAACAATAACTCATATTCCTCATGAAGATGTACTAAAAGAATTAATGGCAGGAATAGAAGAAGAAGGACTTACTCCTAGAGTTATTAGAGTATTAAGAACTTCAGATGTTTCTATACTTGCTAATGATGGAGCAAAACTTAGTGGATCAGGAATAGGTATAGGAATTCAATCTAAAGGAACAACAGTTATACATCAAAAAGATCTTTTTCCTTTAACAAATCTTGAATTATTCCCACAAGCTCCTTTATTGGAAAGAGAACACTATAGAATGATAGGAAAAAATGCTGCTAAATATGCAAAAGGAGAATCACCAAAGCCAGTTCCTCAAATGAACGATCAGATGGCAAGACCTAAATATCAAGCTATTGCAGCATTACTACATATAAAAGAAACAGAACATGTAGTTAAAGATGCTAAACCTGTGGAGTTAAAAGTTATTTTCAAATAA
- the pduA gene encoding Propanediol utilization protein PduA, which yields MGNALGLIETKGLVGAIEAADAMTKSANVELVGYEKIGSGLVTVMVRGDVGAVKAAVDAGAAAAERVGTVQSIHVIPRPHADTEKLLPKLVK from the coding sequence ATGGGTAACGCATTAGGATTAATAGAAACTAAAGGACTTGTAGGAGCAATTGAAGCAGCAGATGCTATGACTAAATCAGCAAATGTAGAATTAGTAGGTTATGAAAAAATAGGATCAGGACTTGTTACTGTAATGGTAAGAGGAGATGTAGGAGCAGTAAAAGCAGCAGTAGATGCAGGAGCAGCAGCAGCAGAAAGAGTTGGAACAGTTCAATCTATTCATGTAATTCCTAGACCACATGCTGATACAGAAAAATTATTACCAAAACTAGTAAAATAA
- the eutL_1 gene encoding Ethanolamine utilization protein EutL, protein MTEFVGITTHGDGIGLVIANVDPALHEAMGIDKKYRSIGIIGARTGAGPFIMAADEAVKATNTEVISIELPRDTKGGAGHGSLILFGAEDVSDAKRAVEVAITAVTEKFGDVYGNDAGHIELQYTARASHACNKAFGAPLGKSFGIIVGAPAAIGVVTADTALKAANVEVLSYSSPAKGTSFSNEVILTICGDSGAVRQAILAAKEVGVKLLEALGGPAPSAATPYI, encoded by the coding sequence TTGACAGAATTTGTAGGAATTACTACACATGGTGATGGGATTGGATTAGTGATAGCCAATGTTGATCCTGCTCTTCATGAAGCAATGGGGATAGATAAAAAATATCGTTCTATTGGAATAATAGGAGCAAGAACTGGAGCTGGACCTTTTATAATGGCAGCTGATGAGGCAGTAAAAGCCACAAATACAGAAGTTATATCAATAGAACTTCCTAGAGATACAAAAGGTGGAGCTGGACATGGATCATTAATACTTTTTGGGGCAGAAGATGTATCAGATGCTAAAAGAGCAGTGGAAGTGGCAATAACTGCTGTAACTGAAAAATTCGGAGATGTATATGGAAATGATGCTGGACATATAGAACTTCAATATACAGCAAGAGCTTCACATGCTTGTAATAAAGCTTTTGGAGCACCTTTAGGAAAATCATTCGGAATAATAGTTGGAGCTCCAGCAGCAATTGGAGTGGTAACAGCAGATACAGCTCTAAAAGCTGCAAATGTTGAAGTATTATCATATTCTTCACCAGCAAAGGGAACTAGTTTTTCAAATGAAGTTATATTAACTATTTGTGGAGATTCTGGAGCTGTAAGACAAGCTATACTAGCAGCAAAAGAAGTTGGTGTAAAACTTCTTGAAGCTTTGGGAGGACCTGCTCCTTCAGCAGCAACTCCATATATTTAG
- the pduE gene encoding Propanediol dehydratase small subunit, which produces MDQQLLEKMIREVMLSMAKGESSNSNTATASNYGKTTSTDYPLSKKKADTVKSATGKRLDEFTIENVMSGKVGAADCRIAPETLEMQAQVAESVNRNSFARNLRRASELIAVPDTRILEIYNSLRPYRSTKAELIAIAEELETKYKAVVNAQFIREAAELYEKRDRLRKD; this is translated from the coding sequence TTGGATCAACAATTACTTGAAAAAATGATAAGAGAAGTTATGCTTTCAATGGCAAAAGGAGAAAGCAGCAATTCAAATACAGCAACTGCATCAAACTATGGAAAGACAACAAGTACTGACTATCCATTGAGCAAAAAGAAAGCTGATACAGTAAAATCAGCAACTGGAAAAAGATTAGATGAGTTTACTATAGAGAATGTCATGAGTGGAAAAGTAGGAGCAGCTGACTGTAGAATAGCTCCAGAAACTCTTGAAATGCAGGCTCAAGTAGCTGAAAGTGTAAATAGAAACTCATTTGCAAGAAATTTGAGAAGGGCATCAGAACTTATAGCAGTGCCAGATACAAGAATACTTGAGATATATAACAGTCTTAGACCATACAGATCAACAAAAGCTGAATTAATAGCAATAGCTGAAGAGTTGGAAACTAAATATAAAGCTGTTGTAAATGCACAATTCATTAGAGAAGCAGCAGAATTATACGAAAAAAGAGACAGATTGAGAAAAGATTAA
- the dhaB gene encoding Glycerol dehydratase large subunit, producing the protein MRSKRFEILGARPVNKDGYVKEWPEVGLIAMNSPLDPKPSVKVENGKIVELDGKKREDFDLLDYFIADYGIRVENAEKVMAMDSTEIARKLVDINVSRDEILKITLSLTPAKVAEIMGKMTVLEMMMAVNKMRARKTPSNQCHVTNIKDNPVQIAADAAEGSLRGFSEEETTVAVARYAPFNAISLLVGSQVGRPGILTQCSVEEATELLLGMRGLTAYAETVSVYGTEPVFIDGDDTPWSKTFLASAYASRGLKMRYTSGSGSEVLMGYAEGCSMLYLEARCLFITKGAGVQGIQNGSVSCVGVPGAVPGGVREILAENLVAMMLDLECASSNDQTFTHSDLRRVARSLMQMIPGTDFICSGYSSTPNYDNMFAGSNWDAEDYDDWNIIQRDLRIDAGLKPVREEDVIKVRNKAAKAIQAVFEALGLPEITDEEVEAATYAHGSKDMPERDMVADIKAASEMMERGITGIDVVKALKSKGFDDVASDLLKLMKLRVAGDHLHTSAILDKDFNVISAVNDKNDYSGPGTGYQISPERWTELSNIGNAVDASKIK; encoded by the coding sequence ATGAGATCAAAGCGTTTTGAAATATTAGGAGCAAGACCTGTAAATAAAGATGGATATGTAAAAGAATGGCCAGAAGTAGGGTTAATAGCTATGAACTCTCCTTTGGATCCAAAACCAAGTGTAAAAGTAGAAAATGGAAAAATAGTTGAACTTGATGGGAAAAAAAGAGAAGATTTTGACCTTTTAGACTATTTTATTGCAGATTATGGAATTAGAGTTGAGAATGCTGAAAAAGTAATGGCAATGGACTCAACAGAGATTGCAAGAAAATTAGTTGATATAAATGTATCAAGAGATGAAATATTAAAAATAACTCTTTCTCTTACTCCAGCAAAAGTTGCTGAAATAATGGGAAAAATGACAGTATTAGAAATGATGATGGCTGTTAATAAGATGAGAGCAAGAAAAACTCCATCAAACCAATGTCATGTTACAAATATAAAAGATAATCCTGTACAGATAGCAGCAGATGCAGCTGAGGGATCACTTAGAGGATTCTCAGAAGAGGAAACAACAGTAGCAGTAGCAAGATATGCACCTTTTAATGCAATATCTCTACTAGTTGGTTCACAAGTAGGAAGACCAGGAATACTTACTCAATGTTCTGTAGAAGAAGCTACTGAGCTTTTACTAGGAATGAGAGGACTTACAGCTTATGCAGAAACTGTATCAGTATATGGAACAGAACCTGTATTTATAGATGGAGATGATACTCCTTGGTCAAAAACTTTCCTAGCATCAGCTTATGCATCAAGAGGATTGAAAATGAGATATACATCAGGAAGTGGATCAGAAGTTCTTATGGGATATGCAGAAGGGTGTTCAATGCTTTATCTTGAAGCTCGTTGCTTGTTTATAACTAAGGGAGCAGGAGTGCAGGGAATACAAAATGGATCAGTAAGTTGTGTTGGAGTTCCAGGAGCAGTACCAGGTGGAGTAAGAGAAATCTTAGCAGAAAATTTGGTTGCTATGATGCTTGACCTTGAATGTGCTTCAAGTAACGACCAAACTTTCACTCACTCTGATTTGAGAAGAGTAGCAAGATCATTGATGCAGATGATACCAGGAACTGACTTTATCTGTTCAGGATACAGTTCAACTCCTAACTATGACAATATGTTTGCAGGATCAAACTGGGATGCAGAGGACTATGATGACTGGAATATAATCCAGAGAGATTTAAGAATAGATGCAGGATTGAAACCTGTAAGAGAAGAAGATGTAATTAAAGTTAGAAACAAAGCAGCAAAAGCTATTCAGGCAGTATTTGAAGCTTTAGGACTTCCAGAAATTACAGATGAAGAAGTAGAAGCAGCTACTTATGCTCATGGAAGTAAAGATATGCCTGAAAGAGATATGGTTGCAGACATCAAAGCAGCAAGTGAAATGATGGAAAGAGGAATTACTGGTATAGATGTAGTAAAAGCTCTTAAATCAAAAGGATTTGATGATGTTGCTTCTGATTTGTTGAAACTTATGAAATTGAGAGTTGCAGGTGACCACTTACATACATCAGCAATTTTAGATAAAGATTTTAATGTAATCAGTGCTGTAAATGATAAAAATGATTATAGTGGACCAGGAACAGGATATCAAATCTCTCCTGAAAGATGGACTGAACTTTCAAATATTGGAAATGCAGTAGATGCATCAAAAATCAAATAG
- the ddrA gene encoding Diol dehydratase-reactivating factor large subunit → MKLIVGIDIGNATTESTLAEVNGKDIKVLSSGITKTTGIKGTKENVKGVFSSLQKAFQSAGRDISELSLVRINEAAPVIGDVAMETITETIITESTMIGHNPTTPGGAGIGVGTSILIENIDERLAGEDVIALISKEIDFQDAAAKINEMTAKGVNIRGAVVQKDDAVLINNRLNKKIPIVDEVLYFEKIPVNMLTALEVAEKGKVISMLSNPYGIATLFKLNSEETKMIVPISRALIGNRSAVVIKTPKGDVKSRVIPAGKIHIAGMSKNREIEVDKGAEPIMEALEACFPINDIWGETGTNAGGMLEKVRIVMAQLTDQDPKDIKIQDLLAVNTFVPKKVKGGIAEEFSMENAIGLAAMVKADRLQMERIALDLQEKLGKSVVVGGVEAEMAIIGALTTPGTNKPLAIIDMGAGSTDASVITREGRISSCHLAGAGNMVTMLIDKELGLDNFDLAEDIKKYPLAKVESLFHIRHEDGSVEFFEDTLDPRTFARVVILKEGKMIPLDIDEPIEKIKKVRRDAKEKVFVVNAVRALKKVSPSGNIRDIDHVVLVGGSALDFEVPQMVTDKLSYYGVVAGRGNIRGTEGPRNAVATGLALSYEEGQL, encoded by the coding sequence ATGAAGCTTATTGTAGGAATAGATATAGGAAATGCAACAACTGAAAGTACTCTTGCTGAGGTCAATGGAAAAGATATCAAGGTTTTAAGCAGTGGTATAACAAAAACTACTGGAATAAAAGGTACAAAGGAAAATGTAAAAGGTGTATTTTCATCTTTACAAAAAGCTTTTCAAAGTGCTGGCAGAGATATCTCTGAATTATCCTTGGTAAGAATAAACGAAGCTGCTCCTGTTATAGGAGATGTTGCAATGGAAACAATAACAGAAACTATAATAACTGAATCTACTATGATAGGTCATAATCCTACTACTCCAGGAGGGGCAGGAATAGGAGTTGGAACATCTATTCTGATAGAAAATATAGATGAAAGACTAGCAGGTGAAGATGTAATAGCTCTTATATCAAAAGAGATAGATTTTCAGGATGCTGCAGCAAAGATAAATGAAATGACAGCGAAAGGTGTAAATATAAGAGGAGCAGTAGTTCAGAAAGATGATGCAGTTCTCATAAATAACAGACTGAATAAAAAAATTCCAATAGTAGATGAAGTACTGTATTTTGAAAAAATACCTGTAAATATGCTGACAGCTCTAGAAGTTGCTGAAAAGGGTAAAGTTATTTCAATGCTTTCAAATCCTTATGGAATAGCAACATTATTTAAACTCAATTCTGAAGAAACTAAAATGATAGTACCTATTTCAAGAGCTCTGATAGGAAATAGATCAGCTGTAGTAATAAAAACTCCTAAAGGAGATGTAAAATCAAGAGTAATTCCAGCAGGAAAAATACATATAGCTGGAATGTCAAAAAATAGAGAAATAGAAGTAGATAAAGGTGCAGAACCTATAATGGAAGCTCTGGAAGCTTGTTTTCCTATAAATGACATCTGGGGAGAAACTGGAACAAATGCAGGTGGAATGCTTGAAAAAGTAAGAATAGTTATGGCACAACTGACAGATCAGGATCCCAAAGATATTAAAATACAAGACTTGCTGGCAGTAAATACTTTTGTTCCCAAGAAAGTAAAAGGGGGAATAGCAGAGGAATTTTCAATGGAAAATGCCATAGGATTAGCTGCAATGGTAAAGGCTGACAGACTTCAAATGGAAAGAATAGCTTTAGATCTTCAGGAAAAATTAGGAAAAAGTGTAGTAGTTGGAGGAGTGGAAGCTGAAATGGCAATAATAGGAGCTCTTACTACTCCAGGGACTAATAAACCTCTCGCAATAATAGATATGGGAGCAGGATCTACAGATGCATCTGTAATAACAAGAGAAGGCAGAATATCATCATGTCATCTGGCTGGAGCAGGGAATATGGTTACAATGCTTATAGATAAGGAATTGGGATTGGATAACTTTGATTTGGCAGAAGATATAAAAAAATATCCTTTGGCAAAAGTAGAAAGCCTGTTTCACATCAGACATGAAGATGGAAGCGTTGAGTTTTTTGAAGATACTCTTGATCCAAGAACTTTTGCAAGAGTTGTCATATTAAAAGAAGGAAAAATGATTCCTTTGGATATAGATGAACCTATTGAAAAGATTAAAAAAGTAAGAAGAGATGCAAAAGAAAAAGTATTTGTAGTAAATGCTGTGAGAGCTTTGAAAAAAGTTTCACCAAGTGGAAATATCAGAGATATAGATCATGTAGTTCTGGTAGGAGGTTCAGCTCTTGATTTTGAAGTTCCTCAAATGGTAACTGATAAACTTTCATATTATGGAGTTGTAGCAGGAAGAGGAAATATCAGGGGAACAGAAGGTCCAAGAAATGCAGTTGCTACAGGACTGGCCCTTTCATATGAGGAGGGACAGCTATGA
- the adhB gene encoding Alcohol dehydrogenase 2, giving the protein MEIFQATTEIFTGIGVEEVLKNLQFRKIIFITDSMMRKVGLAEKIENILKSMDIKYKIFDGVEVDPSLESIKKALDIVIDFSPEMLIALGGGSTLDSAKAVSYFMKNTGIEIPVLAIPTTCGTGSEVTSYAVITDRENDVKIPIKDDEMVPKIAVLDPEFTKTLPKVVVADGGIDALTHAIESYTCKNANLYTQIYAMAAIRGIFKNILKMYKNIEDKEARIEMGKASCIAGFAFEKSGLGINHSLAHAIGGKFHKSHGRSNGTILPYIIRFNSSDSETAKRYYEISKEMEFPCSSAAEGAESLAVAVEVLNKALGLPGCVREMGVDEKEYMKLIPEMAETALKDMCTSGNMKKVDSTDLENLLKKVF; this is encoded by the coding sequence ATGGAAATTTTTCAGGCAACCACTGAAATATTTACTGGAATAGGGGTTGAAGAAGTTTTAAAAAATTTACAGTTCAGAAAGATTATTTTTATAACAGATTCAATGATGAGAAAAGTTGGATTAGCTGAAAAAATAGAAAATATTTTAAAAAGTATGGACATTAAATATAAAATATTTGACGGGGTAGAGGTAGATCCATCATTAGAATCCATAAAAAAAGCATTGGATATAGTGATTGATTTTTCTCCTGAAATGCTAATAGCATTAGGGGGAGGTTCTACACTGGATTCAGCAAAGGCAGTATCATATTTCATGAAAAATACTGGAATAGAAATACCAGTCTTAGCTATACCTACAACATGTGGAACTGGATCAGAGGTAACTTCTTATGCAGTCATAACAGACAGGGAAAATGATGTAAAAATACCTATTAAAGATGATGAAATGGTACCTAAAATAGCAGTCCTTGACCCAGAATTTACAAAAACACTGCCTAAAGTAGTAGTTGCAGATGGAGGAATAGATGCTCTTACTCATGCAATAGAATCTTACACTTGTAAAAATGCAAATCTATATACTCAAATATATGCTATGGCAGCTATAAGAGGAATATTTAAAAATATTTTAAAAATGTACAAAAACATAGAGGATAAAGAGGCAAGAATAGAAATGGGAAAAGCTTCATGTATAGCAGGGTTTGCTTTTGAAAAATCAGGTCTTGGAATAAATCATAGTTTAGCACATGCAATTGGAGGAAAATTTCATAAATCTCATGGAAGATCAAATGGAACTATACTTCCATACATAATAAGATTTAATTCTTCTGATTCTGAAACAGCTAAAAGATATTATGAAATTTCCAAAGAGATGGAATTTCCATGCAGCAGTGCCGCAGAAGGAGCAGAGAGCCTTGCTGTAGCAGTAGAGGTTCTTAATAAAGCTCTAGGATTGCCTGGGTGTGTAAGAGAAATGGGAGTAGACGAAAAAGAATATATGAAACTTATTCCAGAAATGGCAGAAACAGCTCTAAAAGATATGTGTACAAGTGGAAATATGAAAAAAGTAGATTCTACAGATCTGGAAAATCTTTTAAAAAAAGTTTTTTAA
- the regX3 gene encoding Sensory transduction protein regX3 has product MMINLLIIEDSEETRDFLKVILSEETNINILEASSVAKGLKIVKKEIPNIILLDLSLPDGNGSSICKEIRSNQEFYGSPFILALTADTSQESVNANLELGCDDYIKKPFDPKELLIRIRKFIARIPKDKEFLQYENIKMFLKNKVTIYNNENIVLSKNEFELLSYFILNRGLLLTRATILDNVWNENFDISDKAVDQCLKRLRKKLPILNEVLISKRGFGYILK; this is encoded by the coding sequence ATGATGATCAATTTATTAATTATTGAAGACTCAGAAGAAACAAGAGATTTTCTAAAAGTTATTCTTTCTGAAGAAACTAATATAAATATTTTAGAAGCTTCTTCTGTAGCTAAAGGGTTAAAAATAGTAAAAAAAGAGATTCCAAATATTATTCTCTTAGATCTCTCTTTACCTGATGGAAATGGAAGTTCTATATGCAAAGAAATAAGAAGCAACCAAGAATTCTATGGTTCTCCATTTATTCTTGCACTTACAGCTGATACTTCACAAGAAAGTGTAAATGCAAATCTGGAATTGGGGTGTGATGATTATATAAAAAAACCTTTTGACCCTAAAGAATTATTAATAAGAATAAGAAAATTTATCGCAAGAATTCCTAAAGACAAAGAGTTTTTACAATATGAAAATATAAAAATGTTTCTGAAAAATAAAGTCACAATCTATAATAATGAAAATATAGTCCTATCAAAAAATGAATTTGAACTACTTTCATATTTTATCCTAAATAGAGGTCTTCTCTTGACTAGAGCCACTATTTTAGATAATGTATGGAATGAAAATTTTGATATTAGTGATAAAGCTGTAGACCAATGTTTAAAAAGATTAAGAAAAAAACTTCCTATTCTAAATGAAGTTTTAATTTCTAAAAGGGGCTTTGGCTATATACTAAAATAA
- the ccmK2 gene encoding Carbon dioxide-concentrating mechanism protein CcmK homolog 2, producing the protein MISSLGLIEVVGLVGAVEAGDTAVKAASVRLLGYELTKGGGMVTVKIEGEVSAVKAAVDAAVMAAEKLTTVVSHLVIARPSEEVAKMIESTEEQCECSCESKETETLEVTEEKIVAENIVEEKLKK; encoded by the coding sequence ATGATAAGTTCGCTAGGATTAATAGAGGTAGTAGGACTGGTAGGAGCAGTAGAAGCAGGAGATACAGCAGTAAAAGCTGCTAGTGTAAGACTTCTGGGCTACGAATTGACAAAAGGTGGAGGAATGGTCACAGTAAAAATAGAGGGAGAAGTTTCAGCAGTAAAAGCAGCAGTAGATGCAGCAGTAATGGCAGCTGAAAAACTTACTACTGTAGTGAGTCACCTTGTCATAGCAAGACCGTCTGAAGAAGTAGCTAAAATGATAGAAAGTACTGAAGAACAATGTGAATGTTCTTGTGAAAGCAAAGAAACTGAAACTTTGGAAGTAACTGAAGAAAAAATAGTTGCTGAAAATATAGTTGAAGAAAAATTGAAGAAGTAG